The bacterium (Candidatus Blackallbacteria) CG13_big_fil_rev_8_21_14_2_50_49_14 region CGGGCACCAGTGTGGATATTCGCCTGCCGCTCCAGCGCAAAGAAAACGTGTTGATGGTGCCGCGTGAAACCGTCTACCGCGATGCCAAGGGGCACTATGTGCGCTTAAGCAGCGGAGAAAAGCGCAGCGTCAAGGTTGGCGAGGCCAATCCCAAACAGGTGGTGATCCTTTCAGGTTTAAGCCTTGAAGATACGCTGCAACTGCCAGAAAGCTCAGAAGCAGACACCCCCGCAGAACCCACCCAGGGAGGAAAATCGCCATGAATTTTTGGCTGGAGAGCTTGTGGTATGCCTTAAAAAGCCTTTACCAACACCGTTTGCGCACCTTTCTAACCATGTTGGGGGTAATCTTTGGCGTCGGCGCAGTAATCGCCATGCTCTCGATTGGCAAAGGCGCTGAGCAGGAAATGATCGAACAGATTGCCGCTTTCGGCATCAACAATATCCGGGTCTATGCCCGTGAACTGAATGAATCGCAAAAAAAACAGGCCGAAAGAACCCCTTCGCTGGGGCTTTCCTATGAAGACGCGCTCTATCTGGCGCGTACTCTGCCCCATATTGAAGCCGTCGCACCACAAAATCTGCTCGACAAACCCATCACCTACCGGGATTTAAACCCTGAAACCCAAGTGGTGGGAACCACCCCTGAATATCTCGGCATTAACGGGCTGCATCTTTCTGAAGGCCGGTTTATTAGCTCAGACGACCTGCTCTATTACCGCAAGGTCTGTATTCTCAGTTCAGAACTCTCACGGCAGCTTTTTCTGACCGAAAACCCGATTGGGCGCTGGATCAGCATTGGCGGACAGCGCTTTGAGGTTGTGGGGGTGCTCAATGCCCGCCAGGCCACCAAGCAGAGGGTTCAGATCCGCTCACGCCCGCTTGAAAAAGATGTCTATATTCCAATTACCACCTCGTTAAAAAAATTTACGTTGACGCCTGCGGAAAATACCCCGCACAATCAAATTGAATACAATGTGGTCGATGAAATGTCTTTGCAGGTTTCGGGCCCAGAATATCTGAGCAGTACCCGCCAGGCTTTGAAGCAAATTTTTAAACGCCGCCATTTTGGCATCCCCGATCTTGAAATTGTGGTGCCCACCGAATTGCTTGAACAGAGCCAAGCCACGCAACGCCTGTTCAATCTGGTTATGGCCTGTATTGCCGGACTTTCGCTTTTGGTAGGCGGGATTGGCATTATGAATATTATGCTCGCCAGCGTCACCGAGCGCACCCGCCAAATCGGCATTCGCCGGGCCGTGGGCGCGACACCGGGGGATATTCTGATTTTCTTTCTTTTAGAATCTCTTTTGATTTCCTTGATTGGCGGTTTAATGGGCATCGGTGTGGGCGTGGGAATCAGCCAGATCGTCACCGTGGCAGCCGGATGGAAAACCATCGTTTCGGTGGAGTCGATCCTGCTCTCCTTTGGTGTCTCTTCACTGGTTGGGATCTTTTTTGGGCTCTACCCCGCCTGGCGGGCCTCAAAAATGGATCCCATTCAAGCACTTCGCCATGATTAAAGGAGGCCCCGCTTTGAATTTTGCTCCCCTGCCAGAATTCGATCCCCAGGAGATTTATCAGGCAGTTTTTGAAAACTCCCGCGATGCAATTGGGCTTTCGCAGGCAGGGAAACATGTCTTTGTAAACCCGGCCTATTGCAAGATGTTTGGCTACCAAAGCAACCAGGAACTGGTGGGCCGCTCGATCCTCGATTTGATCGCTCCCTGCCAACGCTCACAAATCCAGAAATATGTCAAAATGCGCGAAACAGGCGAAGATCCTCCCAATTTTTATGAGACCAAAGGGCTACGCAAGGATGGCAGCACCTTTGATATGGAGGTAACGGTTTCAAGCTATCTCAAAAATGGGGGTGTTTATACCCTGGTGATTCTGCGCGATATTTCCGAACACAACCGCGCGCTGGAATTGCTCACAGAAAGCGAATCGCGCTTTCGTATTCTGGCTGAGTCAGCCCCTATCGGCATCTTTTTTCTCGACAATGATGAAAACTGCCTGTTTGTAAACAGCAGATGGCAAGAAATCACTGGCTTAAAGCTGCATGAATACCTGGCCACAGGTTGGCTCAACCTGATCCATCCCGAGGACAGAGAATTCGTCATTCAAGAGTGGACCGCTCAGCTCCCGAGAACGGGTCAATTTCAGCTTGAGTTTCGCTTTCTGCGCAGAACGGGGGAAACACGATGGATCTCGATGCGCGTCAGCAGCATTGCCAATATTTACGAAGATGTTTTGGGCTTTGTTGGCACGCTCGAAGATATTTCTGAACGCCGACAATCTGAAAACCAACTTAAATCTGCGCTTGAAGAACGTGAAGTGCTGCTGCGCGAAATTCACCACCGGGTCAAAAACAATTTTCAGGCGATTATGAGTCTTTTAAACCTGCAAATGCGTAAACTCAAAAACCCTGAATTGAAAAAAATTCTCCAGATTTCCCGCGATCGGATCCGCAGCATGGCGCTGGTGCACGAGCAACTCTATGAGTCTCAGAATATGGCCCGGATTGATCTGCAAAAATACCTGCGTCAGTTGACCCGCGAACTCACCGTTCTCTACCAGGAAACCCCCAATCTCCGCATCCAACTCTCACTCGAAGCCCTGCACGTACCCTTGGAACAGGCCATGTATTGCGGCCAGCTCTTTACTGAAATCTTGGCAAATGCGCTTAAAAATGCCTTTCCTGAGCCCCCTGAATCTCCTGAAATTCAGATTGTGCTGCGCTCAGCAGGATCCAGGATTGAATTGGAAATGCAGGACAATGGCATCGGCTTTCGACCTGATTTCAGAATAGAACACAGTACCACCCTGGGATTGCGCCTGATCCTCTCTCTGGTTTCACAATTACAGGGCGATTATCAGGTAAGCTCAGAAAATGGATTGCATTGGAAAGTCACTTTTCCCCTTGCTTCTCCGGCTTCTGAGGCTCAACCCACCCGCTAGGGTGTGTTATCCTGACAGGGGTTCCCTGTGAAATCCAGAGTGTTAGCCCGTGAACTGAAAGGAAGTTTTTTGTGCCTTCGCAAGCCCGTATTTTAAATTTTTCGGCAGGACCTGCCGTTTTACCTGAACCCGTACTGGAGCAAATCCAAGCAGAAGCCCTGTCTTTACCCGGCATCGGCATGTCTGTTCTGGAAATTAGCCACCGCTCAGCTCCTTTTGAAGCCATTCTCGAACAAACCCTCAGCGATTTGAAAACCCTCTTACAAGTGCCCGATGGCTACCGCCTGATCTTTTTACAGGGGGGGGCCTCGCTTCAGTTTTCCATGATTCCGCTCAACTTTCTTTTGCCCGGTGCACGGGCAGGCTATATTGACAGTGGTTCCTGGGCCCGCAAAGCGATGGGAGAAGCCCGTCGCGAAGGCGAAGTGATTACCCTGTGGAGCGGCAAAGCAGGCGGCTACCGCCGCATGCCCCGTCAGGAAGAACTCGAAACCCCTTCTGATTTGGCCTATCTTCACCTCACCTCCAATGAAACCATCGAAGGCATCGAACTCTTTGAGGATTTTAATACCGCTGAAACGCCCTTGATTTGTGATGCGTCTTCAGATATTCTCAGCCGTCCGATCGATGTTTCTCGCTATGCCATGATCTATGCCGGGGCTCAAAAAAATATGGGCCCCGCCGGTGTTACCTTTGCCCTGATGCGCGAAGACCTGCTGGCCCGCAGCCGTCGGGGCCTGCATACCATGCTGGATTATTCAACCTATGTGGAAAACAATTCACTTTACAATACCCCCCCCGTTTTTGCGATTTATGTGGTGGGTCTGGTGGCCCGCTGGCTCTTGGCACAGGGAGGGCTGGAAGCCGTCTCAGAACTGAATCAGAAAAAAGCCAGCTTCATTTACAAAGCGATCGACAGCAGTGAAGGTTTTTATCGCGGCCATGCCGAAGAGAGCAGCCGTTCGCGTATGAATATTACCTTCCGGCTGCCCAGTGAAGAACTTGAAACCGCCTTTGTCAATCAGGCGGCAGCCCTGGGCATGGATGGCTTAAAAGGGCACCGTTCTGTGGGCGGAATTCGTGCCTCTGTTTACAATGCCTTTCCCCTTTCAGGCGCAGAGACCCTCAGCGCCTTTATGCGCGAATTTGCACGTAAGCAGGGTTAAACCATGAGCATTGAGCGCGTTTCAGCACTGCATCATTTTGATGCCCGACTGACCGTTCCGGGCGATAAATCGATATCCCACCGCGCTTTGATTTTTGGAGCCCTGTCTGAAGGCGAAACCCGGATTGAGGGCCTGCTCAACAGTGCAGACGTAACCTCAACCTGGCAATGCCTGAGCCAAATGGGCGTTCAGATTCAAAGACAGGGCACAGAAGTCTGTGTGCAGGGCGTGGGCCTTGCCGGGCTCCAAGCCCCGTCTTCGCCCTTGGATTGCGGCAATTCTGGCACCACCCTGCGACTGCTGATGGGCATGCTTGCAGGCCAGAAATTTTCCTCAGTATTGAGTGGCGATGCCTCTTTGTCGCAAAGACCCATGAAACGTGTGGCCCAACCGCTTTCAGAAATGGGAGCGGTGATTGAGCTGCGCGCTCAGAATTATCCCCCTGTCAAAATTTCACCGGCCCAATTGCAGGGCATTGACTACGCCCTGCCGATTGCCAGCGCCCAGTTAAAAACCTCACTCTTGCTGGCGGGTCTGTGGGCTGAAGGGCCCGTGCGCCTGCAGGGTGAAATTGGCAGCCGGGATCATACCGAACGCCTGCTCCCGCATTTTGGCGTCAATCTCAAAACCAAAGAGGGCACGATCCTGCTTGAGCCCAAACAGAGCCTCAAAGCGGCCCATCTACGCGTGCCGGGAGATCCTTCTACCGCCGCTTTTTGGCTGGCCGCTGCCGCCATGATACCTGGCGGCAGGGTTGAAATTTCAGGCGTATCCCTGAATCCCACCCGCTTGGGGTTTGTGCAGGTTTTGCAGCGAATGGGCGCGGTGATCGCTGAAGAAATCACAGCAGAAACGCCTGAACCGCTGGGCATCTTGCGCCTGCAACAGGTGCCCTTACAGGCCACACGGGTCTATGCCCATGAAATTCCAGATTTGGTAGATGAAGTGCCCCTGATTGCCATTTTAGCCACCCAGGCCCAGGGCCGAACAGAGGTGCGCGGTGCAGGTGAATTGCGTGTCAAAGAGTCAGACCGTTTGAGCGCCTTGGCTCAAAATTTAACCGCCATGGGCGTCAAGCTTGAACTCTTTGAAGACGGCTTTGCGATTGAGGGCCCCCAAGCCCTGTTTGGCGCAAAAATCGACCCCCACCACGATCACCGCATTGCCATGGCCTTTGCGATTGCCGGTCTGGTCGCTGAAGGGGAAACCGAAATTCAGAATCCAGAATGCGTCGGCATCTCTTACCCTGAATTTTTCGATATCTTGCGTCAACTTCAAGAAGGAGAAATGAAACCATGCGCTTTTTAACAGCAGGAGAATCTCATGGGCCCGCTTTAATGGGCATTTTAGAGGGCCTGCCTGCAGGGCTTGAAATTTCACCCGACTATCTGCAGGCCCATATGAAGCGCAGACAGCAGGGTTATGGGCGTGGTCGGCGTCAGCAGATCGAAACCGATCATGTACAGATTCAATCAGGGGTTCGGCACGGCAAAACCCTCGGCAGCCCAATTGGGCTTTACCTTCCCAATCAAGACTGGCGCAACTGGGAAGACACCATGTCAGTCACGCCGATTGAAGGCCCGATTAAACGTGAGGTTTTTGTTCCCCGACCCGGCCATGCCGATTTGGTGGGCGGCATCAAATACGATCACCCGGATCTGCGCAATGTGCTTGAACGGGCCTCTGCACGCGAAACCGCCATGCGTGTCGCCTTGGGAACCCTGGCGCGCAGATTTTTAGAAGCCCTGAATATCCAGATTGCCAGTCGCGTGGTTTCAATTGGTTCAGTCCAGGATTCCCACCCCCTGGATCTGGCTGTGTCTGAACTGAATGCCCGTGTCGATGCCTCGCCTGTCCGTTGTCTGGGGGCTGAGGCAGAACAGGCCATGATCGCTGAAATTGATGCAGCAAAAGCAGCCGGAGATACCCTGGGTGGGGTCGTCGAAATCTATGCCGAGGGCTTGCCGATCGGCTTGGGTTCTTACAGCCAATGGGATCGCAAACTTGAAGCCGCGATTGGCGCAGCGTTCCTCAGCATGAATGCCTTTAAAGGGGTCGAATTGGGCTTGGGCTTTGAATCGGCACGGGTGCCCGGTTCTCAGGCCCACGATGAAATCCTGCCTGGCGCACAACCCCGCCAGGTCCACTATGCAAGCAACCGCGGGGGCGGAATCGTCGCCGGCATGAGTACAGGTCAACCCGTGATCATCCGGGCAGCGATGAAACCAATTGCCACCCTGATGCAACCCCTGCGATCGGTTCACAGCGAAACGGGCGAAGCCATGGCGGCGCATATTGAACGCTCTGATACCTGTGCGGTTCCGGCTGCTGCCGTAATTGGCGAAGCACTGCTGGCTCTGGTATTGGCTGAATTCGTGCTTGAAAAGTTTGGCGGAGATTCAATGGCCGAAATTTATCCCCGGATCGCCTTTTGGCGTGAACAGCACCCCTAGCTGCTGAGCGAATAGAGGTCCAAAACCTCTTGCAGGCCCTTTAAACCTGGGTCTTGGTTTTCTTTGACCGCACGCACCAAAAAATCAAGGGCCAGTTCATTCTGATTCAAGAGAAACAGAATACAGGCCAGGGCCCAGAGCGATTCAAAACTGTAAGCATTTACAGAGAGGGCTTTATAAAAAGCTTCTGCAGATAAGATCAGGTTGTGCGGATTTTGAAATGCCTCATGGGCCGATTGCTCAAGCCAATAAAAACCCGTTTTCAGATACTCCTGGTAACTGCGGTTGATTTGCGGCAAAGGCAGACCCAAACTGTTCTGCAAAACCGTTTCTTCAGCGTTTTGCAAAAACGTGATCCCCCAAGCGTATTCTGGTGGTTCAGGCATGGCTTCAGGGAGTTCTGATTTTTGAAAAAAACGAACCAGCTCTCTCAGCTCCAAACTTCTCACCCCATGCCCTGTTTTCAGGCGATGCAACGCCTGTGCTACAAATTTACGCAAAACAAAATAGGCTTCACAGGCCGCCACAAAAGCTTTGAGATAGGCCGCCAGCGCAATTTTT contains the following coding sequences:
- a CDS encoding chorismate synthase — translated: MRFLTAGESHGPALMGILEGLPAGLEISPDYLQAHMKRRQQGYGRGRRQQIETDHVQIQSGVRHGKTLGSPIGLYLPNQDWRNWEDTMSVTPIEGPIKREVFVPRPGHADLVGGIKYDHPDLRNVLERASARETAMRVALGTLARRFLEALNIQIASRVVSIGSVQDSHPLDLAVSELNARVDASPVRCLGAEAEQAMIAEIDAAKAAGDTLGGVVEIYAEGLPIGLGSYSQWDRKLEAAIGAAFLSMNAFKGVELGLGFESARVPGSQAHDEILPGAQPRQVHYASNRGGGIVAGMSTGQPVIIRAAMKPIATLMQPLRSVHSETGEAMAAHIERSDTCAVPAAAVIGEALLALVLAEFVLEKFGGDSMAEIYPRIAFWREQHP
- the aroA gene encoding 3-phosphoshikimate 1-carboxyvinyltransferase produces the protein MSIERVSALHHFDARLTVPGDKSISHRALIFGALSEGETRIEGLLNSADVTSTWQCLSQMGVQIQRQGTEVCVQGVGLAGLQAPSSPLDCGNSGTTLRLLMGMLAGQKFSSVLSGDASLSQRPMKRVAQPLSEMGAVIELRAQNYPPVKISPAQLQGIDYALPIASAQLKTSLLLAGLWAEGPVRLQGEIGSRDHTERLLPHFGVNLKTKEGTILLEPKQSLKAAHLRVPGDPSTAAFWLAAAAMIPGGRVEISGVSLNPTRLGFVQVLQRMGAVIAEEITAETPEPLGILRLQQVPLQATRVYAHEIPDLVDEVPLIAILATQAQGRTEVRGAGELRVKESDRLSALAQNLTAMGVKLELFEDGFAIEGPQALFGAKIDPHHDHRIAMAFAIAGLVAEGETEIQNPECVGISYPEFFDILRQLQEGEMKPCAF
- a CDS encoding 3-phosphoserine/phosphohydroxythreonine transaminase, producing MLNFSAGPAVLPEPVLEQIQAEALSLPGIGMSVLEISHRSAPFEAILEQTLSDLKTLLQVPDGYRLIFLQGGASLQFSMIPLNFLLPGARAGYIDSGSWARKAMGEARREGEVITLWSGKAGGYRRMPRQEELETPSDLAYLHLTSNETIEGIELFEDFNTAETPLICDASSDILSRPIDVSRYAMIYAGAQKNMGPAGVTFALMREDLLARSRRGLHTMLDYSTYVENNSLYNTPPVFAIYVVGLVARWLLAQGGLEAVSELNQKKASFIYKAIDSSEGFYRGHAEESSRSRMNITFRLPSEELETAFVNQAAALGMDGLKGHRSVGGIRASVYNAFPLSGAETLSAFMREFARKQG